The Thalassoroseus pseudoceratinae genome has a segment encoding these proteins:
- a CDS encoding S10 family peptidase, with amino-acid sequence MQNLITSPKTRILFSLVVGCFVQVSLAQDEPGENAKSPVQLEQVIEVSADPQSKPRDSGHSITQHTAKIGDKTIAYEATAGTLPLVNDEGKKTAEVFFVAYVVNRSENAKKRPLTFCFNGGPGSSSVWLHLGMLGPKRVKLNDNAKPEPVLGKLVNNPHSLLDVTDLVFIDPVSTGYSRPEKDEKKSQFHGYREDLNSVGQFIHHYVTKYNRWQSPKYLCGESYGTLRAAGLADRLRSRYYLELNGIVLISSVLDFQTIRFGENNDLPYIAFLPSYAATAWYHKQLADEYQSQPLTKFLREVEEFTLNDYATALLKGDDLPNKTKREIADKIAAYTGLSRRYVLQSNLRIRMSRFAKELMRREDETVGRLDSRYKGADRDSTGDSYSYDPSSAALSGAYTSAMYHYLRTELKTTKTEPYEILSSQVHPWSYKPFENRYVSSTESLRSAMTENPFLKVFVASGYYDLATPYYGTVHTFRHLMLRKPQQENVTLKYYRGGHMMYVHEPSLKTLKSDLVEFYRE; translated from the coding sequence ATGCAAAATTTGATCACCTCACCAAAGACGAGGATATTGTTCAGTCTGGTTGTCGGTTGTTTTGTTCAAGTCTCCCTGGCCCAAGACGAGCCCGGCGAAAACGCGAAATCCCCAGTTCAGCTTGAACAAGTCATTGAGGTCAGTGCCGATCCACAGTCGAAACCTCGAGACTCCGGACACAGCATCACGCAACACACCGCCAAAATCGGTGACAAAACCATTGCCTACGAAGCCACCGCCGGCACGCTGCCACTCGTTAACGACGAGGGGAAGAAAACAGCCGAAGTTTTCTTCGTTGCGTACGTTGTCAATCGTTCTGAAAACGCGAAGAAAAGACCGTTGACATTTTGCTTCAATGGCGGCCCGGGGTCGTCTTCCGTCTGGTTGCATTTGGGCATGTTAGGTCCGAAACGTGTGAAACTCAATGATAATGCCAAGCCCGAACCGGTACTCGGCAAACTCGTCAACAACCCACACTCATTGCTCGACGTTACCGACCTAGTGTTCATCGACCCGGTCAGTACCGGTTATAGTCGTCCCGAGAAAGATGAGAAGAAATCGCAATTCCACGGCTATCGTGAGGACTTGAATTCTGTCGGTCAGTTCATTCATCACTACGTGACAAAGTATAACCGCTGGCAGTCTCCGAAGTATCTTTGCGGTGAGAGTTACGGCACACTGCGAGCCGCCGGATTAGCTGACCGTCTACGCAGCCGATACTATTTGGAACTCAACGGGATCGTGTTGATTTCGTCAGTCCTCGATTTCCAGACGATTCGCTTTGGCGAAAACAACGATCTCCCTTACATCGCATTTCTCCCCAGCTATGCCGCTACGGCCTGGTATCACAAGCAACTCGCGGACGAATACCAATCACAGCCACTCACAAAGTTCCTGAGGGAAGTTGAAGAGTTCACTCTCAACGATTACGCGACAGCACTCCTCAAAGGCGACGACTTGCCTAACAAGACGAAACGAGAAATCGCTGACAAAATTGCTGCGTACACAGGTCTTTCCCGTCGCTATGTCCTGCAATCGAACCTCCGAATTCGGATGTCGCGTTTCGCAAAGGAGCTGATGCGTCGCGAAGACGAAACAGTCGGTCGTCTCGATAGCCGATACAAGGGAGCCGACCGCGACTCAACCGGTGATTCGTACTCCTACGACCCCAGCAGTGCAGCGTTATCGGGGGCCTACACCTCGGCAATGTATCACTACCTTCGAACCGAGCTGAAGACGACAAAGACTGAACCCTATGAAATCCTCAGTAGCCAAGTGCATCCTTGGAGCTACAAACCATTTGAGAATCGATATGTTTCTTCGACGGAGTCTTTACGCTCCGCCATGACTGAGAACCCGTTTCTCAAGGTCTTTGTTGCAAGCGGATACTACGATCTCGCCACACCGTACTACGGGACCGTCCACACCTTCCGGCATCTCATGCTCAGAAAACCGCAGCAAGAGAATGTCACATTGAAGTACTATCGTGGCGGACACATGATGTATGTCCACGAGCCAAGCCTTAAAACCCTAAAGTCAGACCTCGTGGAGTTCTATCGAGAGTAA
- a CDS encoding ATP-binding protein, which yields MLLITGSFYVYARLNANLIYEQNQFTGRMLITPMILETHWKHFEQRDEIKPLIDELATSLKPEDLRGYQWNFYFTRRKPDESTKPGNSTTARAEDVRRPGSSAGWDAWELISRGQNEVIDIDRDAGKYTYYREVRAEQSCVTCHRDWSPNLQRGDLMGMAEVMFPLNSTEEALAWNNAVLLATAIVTAFLAMLAAYVIVRYVIVKPVLHLKDVSDEIARGTLDLRADIRTGDEFEELSHAFNRMLRHLTTVQDELRDANDNLGQKADELAQANLSLYETNKLKDEFLATMSHELRTPLNSILGFSDVLAGAKNLTDKQDRFVGNIQKSGHDLMTLINDLLDLAKIESGKMDVQPSEFIIGDVIERQVAALAVVAEKKNIALTTAVADDLPKIWQDSGKIQQVLNNLMSNAIKFTPEGGRVRVTARLADDIGVLEESPPSFEVVVEDTGVGIPLEDQETIFEKFRQGRSAPGQRDTMTREYGGTGLGLSIVMELTKLLGGEVTLESEFGKGSAFTVKLPIRYQADNTLSTHDPLQDSGLNLNRRLSNPPAEDTSQDEDAA from the coding sequence ATGCTGCTTATCACAGGCAGTTTCTACGTCTATGCACGTCTCAATGCGAATCTGATCTACGAGCAGAACCAGTTCACCGGCCGAATGCTCATTACGCCGATGATTCTGGAAACGCATTGGAAGCACTTCGAGCAACGCGACGAAATCAAACCGTTGATCGATGAGTTGGCGACTTCACTGAAACCCGAAGACTTGCGTGGCTACCAGTGGAATTTCTATTTCACGAGACGCAAGCCGGATGAATCGACGAAGCCTGGCAACTCGACGACGGCACGGGCAGAAGATGTCCGTCGCCCAGGAAGTTCTGCCGGCTGGGATGCTTGGGAACTGATCAGCCGCGGCCAAAACGAAGTCATCGACATCGACCGCGACGCCGGCAAATACACGTATTACCGAGAGGTTCGTGCGGAACAATCGTGCGTCACCTGCCATCGGGATTGGTCACCGAATCTGCAACGGGGCGATCTGATGGGCATGGCGGAAGTCATGTTCCCTCTCAACAGCACCGAAGAGGCTTTGGCTTGGAACAATGCGGTCTTGTTGGCCACCGCGATCGTGACCGCATTCCTGGCCATGCTCGCGGCTTATGTCATCGTGCGGTATGTCATCGTCAAACCAGTGCTGCACCTTAAGGATGTCAGCGATGAGATTGCTCGGGGCACGCTCGACTTGCGGGCAGACATCCGCACGGGTGATGAGTTCGAGGAACTCAGCCACGCATTCAACCGGATGTTGCGACACCTTACCACCGTGCAGGACGAACTCCGCGACGCCAACGACAACCTCGGGCAGAAGGCCGACGAGTTGGCCCAAGCGAACCTGTCACTTTACGAAACGAACAAACTGAAAGACGAGTTCTTGGCCACAATGAGCCATGAACTTCGAACACCACTCAACAGCATTCTCGGTTTTTCCGATGTGCTTGCTGGTGCCAAGAACCTGACCGACAAACAAGACCGGTTCGTTGGCAACATTCAGAAATCCGGTCATGATCTCATGACGTTGATTAACGATTTACTTGATCTCGCTAAGATCGAAAGTGGCAAGATGGACGTGCAACCGTCCGAGTTCATCATCGGTGACGTCATCGAACGCCAAGTCGCCGCCTTGGCTGTAGTCGCCGAGAAAAAGAACATCGCCCTGACAACCGCAGTCGCGGACGATCTCCCGAAGATCTGGCAGGACTCGGGCAAGATTCAGCAAGTCCTCAACAACTTGATGTCGAACGCCATTAAGTTCACGCCTGAAGGCGGCCGTGTGCGTGTGACGGCTCGACTTGCGGACGACATTGGCGTGCTTGAGGAGTCCCCACCGAGTTTCGAGGTGGTGGTCGAGGATACGGGTGTTGGAATCCCACTCGAGGATCAAGAAACGATTTTCGAGAAGTTCCGACAAGGGCGATCGGCCCCCGGTCAACGTGACACAATGACGCGGGAGTACGGCGGGACAGGGCTAGGGCTTTCAATCGTCATGGAATTGACGAAGTTACTCGGTGGCGAAGTCACACTTGAAAGCGAGTTCGGAAAAGGCTCAGCGTTCACGGTAAAACTTCCTATTCGGTATCAGGCAGACAACACGCTCTCCACGCACGATCCGCTGCAAGACAGTGGCCTCAATCTCAACCGACGGCTGAGCAATCCCCCCGCCGAAGACACATCCCAAGACGAAGACGCGGCGTAA
- a CDS encoding nucleotidyl transferase family protein, with amino-acid sequence MDNIDARSLLEQLCQGQRRWLIRRGAGSFHAEFMERPTGILCGSFNPLHEGHLRLRKIAEQLLGGPVWFELTVVNADKPPLDVPTVSSRSRQFRGHNALLTNAATFVEKASEFPNTVFVVGFDTAIRILEPRFYGDSIPQMESAMRRIHNAGCSFLVAGRHHRGGFGTLQTLDIPMEFRSIFREISESDFRIDISSTELRNRQAADTDAE; translated from the coding sequence ATGGATAACATCGATGCTCGATCGTTATTGGAGCAACTTTGCCAGGGGCAGCGGCGTTGGTTGATTCGCCGCGGGGCTGGCAGTTTTCACGCGGAGTTCATGGAACGTCCGACGGGAATCCTGTGTGGCTCGTTCAACCCGTTGCACGAAGGGCATCTGCGGTTGCGGAAGATCGCGGAACAGTTGCTTGGTGGACCGGTTTGGTTCGAGCTGACGGTTGTCAATGCTGACAAGCCGCCTTTGGACGTGCCCACTGTTTCTTCACGGAGCAGACAGTTCCGAGGACACAACGCATTACTGACCAATGCCGCAACATTCGTGGAGAAAGCGAGCGAGTTTCCGAACACGGTTTTTGTCGTTGGTTTTGACACCGCGATCCGTATCCTCGAGCCACGGTTTTACGGCGACTCGATACCGCAAATGGAGTCGGCGATGCGTCGAATCCACAACGCTGGTTGCTCGTTCTTGGTTGCGGGAAGACATCATCGAGGAGGGTTTGGGACCCTTCAGACTCTCGACATTCCTATGGAATTCCGTTCGATCTTTCGGGAGATCTCGGAATCCGATTTTCGGATCGATATCTCCTCGACCGAACTCCGCAATCGACAGGCTGCCGACACTGATGCCGAATGA
- a CDS encoding sulfatase family protein, whose amino-acid sequence MNVVLIVADDLGFQAGCFGNPVIKTPNLDRLAKEGVWFPRAHCTTASCSASRSVLMTGMQNHSIGHYGHAHGSNHFSTYESVKSLPVLLAENGYRTCSIGKYHLAPEYVYHFDTYRNSGVQGNRNSVRMALNAKEWIAEDDERPFFLYFCSSDPHRGGGPDGFANHNEDPEHYPGITPVRYLPEDVIVPKWMNDTLVARKELAEYYQAISRLDQGLGVLFDALAELNHTDDTVVMFLSDNGPPWPGAKTNLYEPGSRLPLIVRHPNLKKPGSKNNALVMWTDIAPTIADLCGVGDFKAPILRPRENVGKLSTNGPKRPYRFHGRSFLPVLDEENPEGWNENYASHTFHEITMYFPMRMIMKGDYKYIFNIASPLPYPFASDLQSCPTWQEVLESNAEIYGQRSVYNYINRQRHELYDVKSDPHETKNLATDPQFQPLLKELQEKLQDYQEQTRDPWKSKWKYE is encoded by the coding sequence ATGAACGTCGTACTCATTGTTGCCGACGATCTGGGGTTCCAAGCCGGCTGTTTTGGGAATCCCGTCATCAAAACGCCGAATCTCGATCGGTTGGCGAAGGAAGGGGTTTGGTTTCCGCGAGCACACTGCACGACTGCGAGTTGTAGTGCTTCTCGTAGTGTTTTGATGACAGGGATGCAGAATCATTCCATCGGGCATTACGGCCATGCCCACGGCTCCAACCACTTTAGCACTTACGAATCTGTCAAGTCGTTGCCGGTTTTGCTAGCGGAAAATGGCTATCGCACGTGCTCAATTGGCAAGTATCACTTGGCCCCGGAGTACGTCTATCACTTCGACACCTATCGAAACTCTGGTGTGCAAGGGAATCGGAACTCTGTTCGCATGGCCTTGAATGCCAAGGAATGGATTGCCGAAGATGATGAGCGGCCATTCTTTCTATATTTCTGTTCAAGTGATCCGCACCGCGGTGGCGGTCCCGACGGGTTCGCAAACCACAACGAAGACCCTGAGCACTATCCCGGTATCACGCCAGTTCGGTATCTGCCCGAGGATGTCATTGTTCCTAAGTGGATGAATGACACATTAGTCGCTCGGAAAGAACTTGCGGAATACTATCAGGCGATTAGTCGACTCGATCAAGGGCTGGGTGTTCTGTTCGATGCACTTGCAGAGCTAAATCACACTGACGATACCGTTGTGATGTTTCTATCTGATAACGGTCCGCCTTGGCCAGGTGCAAAGACGAATCTCTATGAACCTGGTTCCCGGCTACCATTGATTGTTCGACATCCAAACTTGAAAAAGCCCGGCTCAAAGAACAATGCGTTGGTAATGTGGACCGACATCGCACCAACGATTGCGGATCTCTGCGGTGTTGGCGACTTCAAGGCTCCGATTCTTCGCCCGCGGGAGAATGTCGGCAAATTGAGCACCAACGGGCCCAAACGACCCTATCGGTTTCATGGTCGATCGTTTCTACCTGTGCTCGATGAGGAGAATCCTGAAGGGTGGAACGAGAATTATGCGTCCCACACATTCCATGAAATTACCATGTACTTTCCGATGCGGATGATCATGAAAGGTGATTACAAATACATCTTCAACATCGCAAGCCCCCTGCCCTATCCATTTGCGTCTGACCTTCAGTCTTGCCCCACGTGGCAAGAGGTCTTGGAGTCAAACGCCGAAATTTATGGGCAGAGATCTGTCTACAACTACATCAATCGTCAGCGGCATGAACTTTATGATGTTAAGTCCGATCCTCACGAAACGAAGAACCTAGCGACCGATCCACAGTTTCAACCCCTCCTCAAGGAGTTACAGGAAAAACTGCAGGACTATCAGGAACAAACGCGTGACCCTTGGAAATCAAAATGGAAGTACGAGTAA
- a CDS encoding aldehyde dehydrogenase family protein: MLEIPVIRWGQPHESTEKAPVVHFETGEELAQMNQAVGGQIKMDNRKAKKARERLREFSIEELCKLCEKAAELYMEATLPLGNGTQTPEEFCRIQSATTGLPEHMCAFNMRKNAFVLGKMREVLDALTRGLPLDILSRGYGEEDRGVTVSYQATAPVLGAVLPNNSPGVHTLWLPVIPLQMGLVLKPGSQEPWTPYRMFAAMTQAGIPAEVWGLYPGARDCGQAVMECCDRAMIFGSAQTVEQYHGDPRVQAHGPGFSKILIGEDVVDQWEDFIDILADSVFANSGRSCINASGIWTPRHGREIAEALAERLGPIAPKPMTDPDAQLAAFTTKGVAEAMHNQIEEKLGESGVTEVTAKYREGSRLVENERYDFLRPTIVHCESPDAFLANTEYMFPYASVVDCPQKDMLKKIKTTLICTAITDDEKWKQELLDATNIDRLNLGRIKTMQINWMQPHEGNLTEFLFRNRAVQTSPPPAH; the protein is encoded by the coding sequence ATGCTAGAAATTCCAGTCATCCGTTGGGGTCAACCGCACGAGTCGACCGAGAAAGCCCCCGTCGTCCATTTTGAAACGGGCGAGGAATTGGCCCAAATGAATCAGGCCGTGGGTGGCCAGATCAAAATGGACAATCGGAAAGCGAAGAAGGCCCGCGAACGGCTGCGTGAGTTTTCCATCGAGGAGTTGTGCAAACTCTGCGAGAAAGCCGCGGAACTCTACATGGAAGCGACGTTGCCTCTCGGCAATGGCACGCAAACGCCGGAAGAGTTTTGCCGAATTCAATCCGCTACGACCGGGTTGCCGGAGCACATGTGTGCGTTCAACATGCGAAAGAATGCTTTCGTACTTGGCAAGATGCGGGAAGTGTTGGATGCACTGACTCGCGGTCTTCCTCTCGACATTCTCTCACGCGGATACGGGGAAGAAGATCGTGGCGTGACCGTCAGTTACCAAGCCACGGCACCAGTCTTGGGGGCCGTTCTCCCGAACAACTCGCCGGGTGTCCACACGCTGTGGCTGCCAGTGATCCCCCTGCAAATGGGGTTGGTTCTGAAACCGGGCTCCCAAGAGCCCTGGACTCCGTACCGTATGTTCGCCGCCATGACTCAAGCCGGAATCCCGGCCGAGGTTTGGGGACTCTACCCCGGTGCCCGTGATTGCGGTCAAGCCGTGATGGAATGCTGCGATCGGGCGATGATCTTCGGAAGTGCACAGACCGTCGAGCAGTACCACGGTGACCCACGCGTGCAAGCGCATGGTCCGGGTTTCTCGAAAATCCTGATCGGTGAAGATGTCGTCGATCAGTGGGAAGACTTCATTGATATTCTCGCTGACAGCGTCTTTGCGAACTCGGGACGAAGTTGCATCAACGCCTCGGGGATTTGGACTCCGCGTCACGGCCGTGAGATCGCGGAAGCTCTGGCCGAACGACTGGGTCCGATTGCTCCCAAACCAATGACCGATCCCGATGCCCAACTCGCCGCCTTCACAACCAAAGGTGTCGCGGAGGCAATGCACAATCAGATCGAAGAAAAGCTTGGTGAGTCGGGAGTGACGGAAGTCACAGCGAAATACCGGGAAGGCAGCCGCCTCGTCGAAAACGAACGTTACGATTTCTTGCGACCAACGATCGTGCACTGTGAAAGCCCCGACGCATTCTTGGCGAACACGGAATACATGTTCCCATATGCGTCGGTCGTTGATTGTCCGCAAAAAGACATGCTCAAGAAGATTAAGACGACACTCATTTGCACGGCGATCACCGACGACGAAAAGTGGAAGCAAGAACTGCTCGACGCCACGAACATCGATCGGCTGAATCTCGGGCGGATCAAGACGATGCAAATCAACTGGATGCAACCGCACGAAGGAAACCTCACGGAATTCCTGTTCCGCAATCGTGCCGTGCAAACCAGCCCGCCGCCAGCACACTAG
- the nadD gene encoding nicotinate-nucleotide adenylyltransferase: protein MRIGIYGGTFDPIHFGHLVLAEQCRDSLDLDEIWFVLAGDPPHKTDLLITESTHREAMLRLAIAGNETFRLDRRELTRSGRSYSVDTLQEITDENPRDEIFFLIGSDSLRDFPTWRHPQRIAELATIVAVNRGDDIISDVENIVGEQIAKAVQTVQIPGIEISSSNIRRRVQLQKSVRYLLPPSVEIYISEHNLYTAKPDQS, encoded by the coding sequence ATGAGAATAGGCATTTATGGAGGGACCTTCGACCCGATTCACTTCGGGCACCTCGTACTAGCCGAACAATGCCGCGACAGTCTGGATCTCGACGAAATCTGGTTCGTTCTTGCTGGCGATCCTCCCCACAAGACGGACCTCTTGATCACAGAATCGACGCATCGAGAAGCCATGCTTCGCCTTGCTATCGCGGGGAATGAAACCTTTCGGCTCGACCGCAGAGAGTTGACACGCAGCGGTCGAAGCTATTCGGTGGATACGCTCCAAGAAATCACAGATGAAAACCCGCGTGACGAAATCTTCTTCCTCATTGGTTCCGACTCGCTCCGCGATTTCCCGACTTGGCGTCATCCCCAACGGATCGCTGAACTGGCAACGATTGTTGCAGTCAATCGCGGGGATGACATAATCAGCGACGTGGAAAACATCGTCGGCGAACAGATCGCAAAAGCGGTCCAAACCGTGCAGATCCCCGGAATCGAAATCTCTTCGTCAAACATTCGTCGACGTGTGCAGCTGCAAAAAAGTGTTCGCTATCTACTTCCACCAAGCGTGGAAATCTATATTAGCGAACACAATCTCTACACCGCAAAACCAGATCAATCCTAG
- a CDS encoding phenylacetate--CoA ligase family protein has product MSDTLDQRAAAAREQLDAHTVDIVRKHFHPENGAPFWLEKAKTYDFDPMTDVNCFDDLKKFPLFEDDWLRGGPVTRFLPKSLHNEPRYVFETGGTTGIPKSRCVVRDHFIDYEVFSDTLPDEYFPKGSNWLMLGPSGPRRLRLAVEHLAQHRGGICFCVDLDPRYVVKLLKKNKVEEAKAYQEHVIDQAMTVLSAGHDIKCMFTTPKLLESLAMRLFDNDSSIADEGITGIFGGGTEFKPDWYKFCMEELLGPDVYITPTYGNTLMGLACGKPFDPADNYKITYYAPQPRAVVEVVDFDDYNKVVEIGGTGRAKLYTLTDELFIPGFMERDEGEREPACEKFPWEGISGTRPFHVFAKTTTVGVY; this is encoded by the coding sequence GTGTCCGACACTCTTGATCAACGCGCAGCTGCCGCTCGTGAACAACTTGATGCTCACACCGTGGATATCGTCCGCAAACACTTTCACCCGGAAAACGGCGCTCCGTTCTGGTTGGAGAAAGCAAAGACGTACGATTTCGATCCGATGACCGACGTCAACTGTTTCGACGACCTCAAGAAGTTTCCACTCTTCGAGGACGATTGGCTCCGCGGCGGTCCGGTCACGCGATTCCTTCCCAAATCACTGCACAACGAACCCCGTTACGTCTTCGAAACCGGCGGAACCACGGGGATTCCGAAGAGTCGCTGTGTCGTGCGAGATCACTTCATCGACTACGAAGTTTTCAGCGATACGCTCCCGGATGAGTACTTCCCCAAAGGATCGAACTGGCTAATGTTGGGGCCATCAGGTCCACGACGGTTGCGACTGGCAGTTGAACACCTCGCCCAGCACCGCGGCGGAATTTGTTTCTGCGTCGACTTGGACCCGCGGTATGTGGTCAAGCTTTTGAAGAAGAACAAAGTCGAAGAAGCGAAGGCCTATCAAGAACACGTGATCGATCAGGCGATGACGGTGCTCTCGGCCGGTCATGACATCAAATGTATGTTCACCACGCCAAAGCTATTGGAGTCTTTGGCGATGCGTCTGTTCGACAACGATTCCAGCATCGCCGATGAGGGAATCACTGGGATTTTCGGGGGTGGAACCGAATTCAAACCCGATTGGTACAAGTTCTGTATGGAGGAGTTGTTGGGACCGGATGTGTATATCACACCGACCTACGGCAACACTCTAATGGGGTTGGCTTGCGGCAAACCGTTTGACCCGGCCGACAACTACAAGATCACCTACTATGCTCCGCAACCGCGAGCCGTTGTCGAAGTGGTGGATTTCGATGACTACAATAAGGTCGTGGAAATCGGTGGTACGGGTCGAGCCAAGCTCTACACACTCACCGATGAACTGTTCATCCCCGGCTTTATGGAACGTGACGAAGGCGAACGCGAACCCGCTTGCGAAAAATTCCCCTGGGAAGGCATCAGTGGCACACGCCCGTTCCACGTCTTCGCGAAAACGACGACCGTGGGTGTGTATTAG
- a CDS encoding SxtJ family membrane protein, translating into MKKSPTIVELRFFAGGLLILGGIVWLTASIQRPETLSVVSAGTLTGLGLLGLLRPDRIRMVYRGWMLLVTPIGWLVSHLVMAAIYFLVVTPIGLMRRVCGTDSLGRDCTSEAETFWEPIHQTDDPVRSFRQY; encoded by the coding sequence ATGAAGAAGTCTCCGACGATCGTGGAACTTCGCTTCTTTGCGGGCGGATTGCTGATTCTTGGCGGGATCGTTTGGCTGACGGCTTCGATACAACGACCTGAGACACTGTCTGTCGTATCGGCAGGCACTTTGACTGGATTGGGCCTGCTGGGTTTGCTTCGCCCAGATAGGATTCGTATGGTCTATCGGGGTTGGATGCTGCTTGTGACGCCGATTGGTTGGCTCGTTTCGCACTTGGTGATGGCTGCGATTTACTTTCTCGTCGTCACACCAATTGGATTGATGCGGCGAGTCTGCGGCACGGATTCTTTGGGACGAGATTGCACCAGCGAAGCCGAAACCTTTTGGGAACCAATTCACCAGACGGATGACCCCGTTCGTTCGTTCCGTCAGTATTAA
- a CDS encoding carbamoyltransferase family protein encodes MVAILGLSALYHDSAAALMIDGEIVAAAQEERFSRIKHDSSFPVHAIEFCLNHAGISQSELDWVCYYEKPLLRFDRILETYLDVAPRGFVSFARAMPGWLREKLWVRRQLTRVASRTTGNAVVFCRHHESHAASAFFPSPFETAAILTVDGVGEWETATWGVGQGNRIELQRRLRFPHSLGLLYSAFTAYCGFRVNSGEYKLMGLAPYGKPVYADRIRQHLVNVRADGSFRLDLSYFRFIHGLQMTSRKFHRLFDGPPRKPESELTKRFMNVAASIQAVLEDILLRMVHGIHEETGLKSLCLAGGVALNAVANGRILREGPFEHVWIQPAAGDAGGALGAAFWVWHQRLNKPRCESNEDRQAGSLFGPEFSSSEVRDALDRSQLCYEEFASHQDLCDRVAALLEEQRVVGWFQGRMEFGPRSLGNRSLLAAANRKEMQTTLNQCVKRREDFRPFAPVTLHEFTQENFEIPPGAEFPYMLVVVPVRGERFPTITHVDGSARLQTVRDSQNPQLGQLLRTFHSRTGQSVLVNTSFNVRGEPIVCTPDDAIRCFQMTGIDALAIDRFLVTKPSHSED; translated from the coding sequence ATGGTTGCAATTCTTGGTCTCTCGGCGTTGTACCACGATTCCGCAGCGGCTTTGATGATCGATGGGGAGATCGTCGCGGCTGCCCAGGAAGAGCGGTTTTCGCGAATCAAGCACGACTCATCGTTCCCTGTTCATGCGATCGAATTCTGCTTGAACCACGCGGGGATTTCACAGTCGGAATTGGATTGGGTGTGCTACTACGAGAAACCATTGCTTCGGTTTGACCGAATCTTGGAAACGTACTTGGATGTCGCACCACGAGGCTTTGTTTCGTTTGCTCGGGCGATGCCGGGTTGGCTTCGGGAAAAACTCTGGGTTCGTCGACAATTGACTCGGGTCGCGAGTCGAACGACCGGCAATGCGGTGGTGTTTTGTCGGCATCATGAGTCCCATGCAGCAAGCGCGTTCTTTCCATCGCCGTTTGAGACAGCCGCGATTCTAACGGTTGACGGTGTCGGAGAGTGGGAAACCGCGACTTGGGGAGTGGGCCAAGGAAATCGAATCGAGTTGCAACGACGTCTCCGGTTTCCGCATTCGCTCGGGTTGTTGTATTCCGCGTTCACCGCGTATTGTGGCTTCCGCGTGAACTCGGGCGAATACAAGCTGATGGGCTTGGCACCGTATGGAAAACCGGTCTATGCCGATCGTATTCGCCAGCACCTCGTGAACGTTCGGGCGGACGGTTCCTTCCGGTTGGATCTATCGTACTTTCGATTTATCCATGGGCTGCAAATGACGTCACGAAAGTTTCATCGTTTGTTCGATGGTCCGCCGAGGAAGCCAGAGAGCGAATTGACAAAACGGTTCATGAATGTCGCGGCGTCGATTCAGGCGGTCTTGGAAGACATTCTGCTCCGGATGGTTCACGGGATTCATGAAGAAACGGGTTTGAAGTCACTGTGTTTGGCGGGTGGAGTTGCGTTGAATGCCGTCGCCAATGGTCGAATTCTGCGAGAGGGCCCGTTCGAACATGTTTGGATCCAACCCGCCGCGGGTGATGCTGGCGGTGCATTAGGCGCCGCTTTCTGGGTTTGGCATCAACGATTGAACAAGCCGCGTTGCGAGTCCAATGAGGATCGGCAGGCCGGTTCTTTGTTTGGTCCTGAGTTTTCGTCATCGGAAGTTCGGGACGCACTCGATCGAAGCCAACTTTGCTATGAGGAGTTTGCCAGTCACCAAGATTTGTGCGATCGGGTGGCGGCGTTGCTTGAGGAGCAGCGTGTCGTCGGATGGTTCCAAGGTCGTATGGAGTTCGGTCCGCGATCGCTGGGGAATCGGAGTCTGTTGGCGGCGGCGAATCGGAAGGAGATGCAGACCACGCTGAATCAATGCGTGAAGAGACGCGAAGATTTTCGCCCGTTCGCACCGGTGACATTGCACGAATTCACCCAAGAGAACTTTGAGATTCCTCCGGGAGCGGAGTTCCCCTATATGCTTGTTGTGGTGCCGGTCCGTGGGGAGCGATTTCCAACGATCACGCATGTCGACGGTTCCGCACGTCTGCAAACCGTCCGCGATTCGCAGAATCCGCAACTGGGTCAGTTGCTACGCACATTCCATAGCCGAACCGGGCAGTCGGTACTGGTTAACACGAGTTTCAACGTCCGTGGTGAGCCGATAGTCTGCACACCAGACGATGCCATCCGTTGCTTCCAAATGACAGGTATCGACGCTTTGGCGATCGATCGATTCCTTGTGACCAAGCCAAGTCATTCAGAGGACTGA